A window of Kyrpidia spormannii genomic DNA:
TGTTGATCGCCCCGAGGGCGATGAAAAATTTGCCCGTGAATCCCGACGTCAAGGGCATCCCCGCCATGGCCGTGAGAAAAACGGTCATCGCCCCGGCCAAAAGCGGGGACCGGCGAAAGAGCCCGGTAAAGGCGTCCACATCCTCGGACCGGGCGTGGTGCGCCACGACGGTGAGGACCGCAAAGGCGCCCGCCGTCATCAGGGCGTAGGCGGCGAGATAAAAGTAGAGCGCCGATACGCCCTGGAGCAAATTGCCGCCGTGATAGGCCCCCGTCAAAGCGGCGAAGGGAACCAGCAGGTACCCGGCTTGCCCAATGCTTGAATAGGCGAGCATCCGCTTGACGTTGCGCTGGACGATGGCGAGAAGATTCCCCACCACCATGGTAACCGCCGCGATGCCGATCCACAGCCCGCCCCATTCTGGAAAATGGCTGGCAAACCCGTACAGAAACACCCGGATCAGCATGGCAAAGCCCGCCGCCTTCGACGCTGCGGCCAGGAAGGCGGTGATCGGCGTCGGGGCCCCTTCGTATACATCCGGCGCCCACATGTGAAAAGGCACCACTGAGATTTTGACCGAGAATCCCACCAGCATCAAAAGCATCCCGATCACCACAATGGCCCGGTAGCTGTCCCAGGCCAGGTACAGGGCGTACCCCGCTTCGGCGAGGTTCGTGGTGCCGGTGACGCCGTAGATGTAAGACATACCGAAGAGCACACAGGCAGTGGCAATAGCCCCGAGGACCAGGTATTTCATCGCTCCTTCGGCCGATTTCGAGGTCTTTCGGACGCCCACCAATATATAGGAAGAAACCGAAAGAATCTCTAACCCCACGAAGAGGGTGACCAAATCCACCGACGAAGCCATGACCATGGCTCCCACCGTCGCGAAAAGCAACAGGTACGTATATTCTCCCCGGGCCACGTCAATCTGGCCGTGCTCATCCACGGACAGGAGCAGGATCAAAAACGTGATGCCGATAAACAACAGCTTGAAGACGAGGGCGTAATCGTCGAGCACATAGCTCCCGGGCCCCAAGGACGCCGTTTGGCCAAAGCGGCGAAGGACGAGCACACCCGCCCAGGCCAGAGCGACGACCCCGAGACCGTTGGCAACTGTCGCCCTCTTCACACCGGGCGGCAAAATCGCATCGAGGAGCATGAGAACAAACCCTCCGGCGATCAGCACGATCTCCGGCCCCATGACCCACCAGACTTGACTCCAAGTTAACCCTTGCAGTATCGTCGACATCCCCCATCACCCCCCGATTCCCGCAGCCAGGGCAGCCAAAGTGCCACCTGCGGTCTGGCCGATCACCGCGGGGAATACGCCGACGCCGATAACGGCGATCAGCAGCAGAACCATTGGGAGCACTTCACCCGGCGTCCCGTCCCGAAGGCCTTCCTTGGTCGCGGGGGTCGGACCAAAGGTGGTGCGCTGAATGGCCCACAACAGGTACACCGCCGCCAGGAGGATCCCGATGATGCCGAAAGCGGAAAGTCGCGGGAACACCGAAAAGGATCCGCTAAAAGAGAGAATCTCTCCCACGAACTGGCCCATTCCCGGCAACCCCAGGGAGCCGAGCGCCCCCGTCAACAACAGCCCGGAGACGTAAGGCATGGGCTTGGACAGCCCGCCCAGGGCCGCCATCTCCACGGTGCCCGCCCGCTCTCCGATAATGCCGACCCCGGCGAAAAGCAGTGCCGTGAGCAACCCGGAGGAGACCGCCACAAACAAAGCCCCCTGGAGGCCCGCTGGCGTCATGGAAGCTGCGGCCAAAAGAAAGACGCCCATGTGGCTGATGGTCGTATAAGCCAGGAGCCGCCGCCAGTCCCCTTGGACAAAGGCGATGAGTCCGGCCCACAGAATGTTGATGACGCCGACCACCGCCACCAGCAGGGCGTACCGGGCCACCATGGCGGGCATCATCCCCCCGGCCACCCGGAGAAATAAGTACGCGCCGGTCTTCACCACCACGCCGCCGAGCAGCATATTGACCGCCGCCGGAGCTTGACTGTGTACAAAAGGAAGCCACGTGTGAAAAGGCACCAACGCCTCTTCCACCAGGATAGCGGCAAACAGCAACAAGAACAACGCTCCGGCCACCGGCGCCAGCCCGGCCGCCGCTCCGCCGCTGTGAAGCTGCTGGGTGAGGGAGGTGATGTCAAAGGTCATGCCTCCGCCAACTTTCCCGGACAGGTAGGCAATCCCAAAGAACGCCACCACCAGGCCGATACTGGACATCCCCCGGTATATCAGAAATTTCGTCGCCGCCTTTTTCCGCTCCTCCCCACCCCAGATCCCGATCAAAAAGTACATCGGCACCAGGGTGAGTTCCAGGAAGAAAAAGAGCAGGAACAGATCCGTGGCGGCGAACACCCCGTACAAGGCGGCCAGGAGGATCATGAGCCAACCGTAATACTCGTTGGCCCGGGTGCGGACACCTTTGGAGGCCCACGCCGCAGCAAATCCGACCACCCCGGTGAGGGCGAGAAGGGGCAGGGAGAGCCCGTCCGCTCCAAAGCCCAAAGTCACCTGCACCGGAATGTCCGCCAGGGCATCGCCGATGGTGAACCAGGTTTTAGTGAAGGCAAACTGCACGCCTCCCGCCGCCGGATCATACCCCAGATAGACCACCCCAACCAGCGCGGCTGAGATGAGACTTCCCAGGAGCGCCGCAGCCCGGGGTATGGACGAATTGTTTTTCGGAGCGAGCCAACTGGTGAGACCGGCTGCCAGCGGGATGAGAACGATCCACAACACGGCCGCATGCATCAGGAATGCACCCCCCACAACAACGACCAGGACACGGCGATGAGAGCGACGATCCCGAGCAGGGTAATCAGCCCATAGGTCTGAACTTGACCGGTCTGGATTCGACGCAGGCCTGATGAGGCCGCCTTAGTGCCGCCCCCGATCACGGTGACGATCCCGTCGATGATCCACCGGTCCACCCAGTCGAACACCCGGCCAAGGCCAAAGGCCGGGCGGACAATCACCGCCTGATACAACTCGTCAAAATAGAATTTGTGAAAAGACAGGTTGTAAAGGGGGGACAACGCCCGGCTCCAGGCTTTGGCGGAAACCGACTTTTTTCCGTACATCAGCCAGGCCAAACCGATTCCCAGCAGGCCCACCACCGTGGATAAAGCCATAACCCCCGGACCCGCCGACACCGCCATGGCCCCGGTCGGTTCCCCGAGGAATCGCTCCAAAGGAAGACCCGCAAAAGGCGCGCCAGCCACCCCGGCCCCCAGGGCCATCAGGGCGAGAATCATCAAGGGCAGCGTCATAACCCACCCGCTCTCCCGGGGAATCCGCTCACCCCGGTAGCGGCCGGTGAAGGTCAGGAAGAACACCCGGAAGATGTAGAAGGCAGTAAAAAACGCCGCCACGGTGCCAAGGACGTAGAGCACCGGCTGTCCCGCCGCCAGGGTCGCGGCCAGGATGTCATCCTTGGACCAGAACCCCGCGAAGGGAGGTATGCCGGACAAAGCCAGGGCACCGAACAGGAAGGTCCAGGCCGTCATCGGCATCCGCCGCCAGAGCCCGCCCATCTTGTCGAGATCTTGGGTGTCCACGGCATGGATGACACTTCCCGCCGCCAGGAACAAGAGCGCCTTGAAAAAGGCGTGAGTGAAAAGGTGGAAAACGCCGGCGGTATAGGCCGCCACCCCCAGCCCCATCATCATGTACCCCAGCTGGCTGATGGTGGAATAAGCGATGACCCGCTTGATGTCCCGCTGGGTCAGGCCGATGGCCGCCCCGAGAATTGCGGTGATCCCCCCGATATACGCCACCACGTGCAAGGCCGCCGGTGAAAAGGCGAACAAGGGAAACGCCCGGGCCACCAAGTACACCCCGGCCGCCACCATGGTCGCCGCGTGAATGAGGGCCGACACCGGGGTGGGGCCTTCCATGGCGTCCGGCAGCCAGACGTGGAGGGGGAACTGGGCGGATTTTCCCACGGCTCCGAAGAAAATCAATAAGGCTCCCAAGGTCGCCATGCCCTGGGCGCTGATCCAGCCGACCTGGAGATTCCCGGACTGGACGGCTCGGGCAATGTCTTCGTAATCAAAGGATCCCGTCGCCAGATAGAGCAGGATGATCCCCGCCAAGAGCCCGACATCGCCGAGACGGGTGACGACAAAAGATTTTTTCGCCGCCGCCGCGGCCTCCGGCTTGTAATACCAGAAGCCCACCAGCAGATACGAGCACAGCCCGACCAGCTCCCAAAACACGTACAACTGAAGGAAATTCGGTGAGATCACCAGGCCGAGCATCGAGAAGACAAAGAGCAACAGGTACTGATAAAACACCCCGAACCGGGGATCGCCGTGCATATATCCCCTGGAGAACAGCAGGACCAGGGTGCTGACAAAGCTGACGACCACGAGCATCAAAGCGTTCAGCGGGTTGACTTCGAACCCCACGTGCCAGGTATGGGCCGGACCCGGTCCGAAGGTCAGCCAGTTCCAGAGGTACGGCGGTTGTCCACCTCCCCGGGCCACATCGCCAAAAATCATCAGCGAAAGGACCAGGGAGATCAGGGTGGCCACCACGCCGATACTCGCAGCGACCCCCTCGTGCACCCGGCGCCCCATGGCGAGAAGCAGAAGGTACCCGATCAAGGGGACAGCGGGCACGAGCCAGGCATGCGCGATCATACCATCACCCTTTTCCCATCGGTGTTATCGGCAGCTCCCTATTAATGGATGGAGTCACCATTTCATCAGGTTCATGTCCCGCACGTCGCTGCTGTTGCGGTTGCGGTACAGGGCGATCAAGATGGCCAAGCCCACGGCCACTTCCGCCGCTGCTACGGTCATGCTGAACAGACCGAACACCTGCCCGGCCACATTGGCACTGGCCCCGAGGCGGGAAAAGGCGATCAGGTTCAGGTTGGCGGCGTTGAGCATCAGCTCGATGGACAACAGGACGATGATGATGTTGCGCTTGGTCAGCGCCCCGTACAGCCCGATACAAAACAGAATCGCCGCCAAAGCCAGAAAGGATCCGATCGGCGCCATCCGCTAGTCCCCCTTTCTCGCCAGGATCACCGCGCCCACAAGGGCCACGGTGAGCAGTACCGACACCAGTTCAAAAGGCACCACGTAGCTGGTGAAAAGCGTCTCCGCCAAAGCGGTGACGCTGTTTCGGGCCGGCCACGGGGGCTGGGCCGGGGCTGCCGGCCAGGTCGTGGTGCGGATCGCCCAAAGCATCGCGGCCCCCAAGGCCACCGCCCCCAAACCCGCCAACCATTGCCGCAGGCCAGCCCGTTCCTCTTCCTCCACTTCATCGTGCCGGGTCAACATGATGGCAAAGAGCATCAGGATCGTGATGGCCCCGGCGTAAATCAGGATTTGGGCAAAAGCGAGAAAATCCGCCCCGAGCAGGACGTACATGCCCGCCATGCCCAGGAAAACGAGGCCAATGGACAAGGCCATGTACATGACCTTGCGGAATTGCAACAGCATCACCGCCGCCAACACGACGACGACAGCAAGCACGAAAAAGGCCACCGTCTGCCCGGTCCAGGCGAGCCCGCCAAACCAGTTAGTCACGGCCCTCACCCGCTTTCCCGACCAGGGCGGCAGGGCGCTCGGCTTCCTGAAGCTCTTTCGCCCCGTCGTGGCGGAGATAGTTCTCATGCAGCCATTCCATATTCTTGTACAGCTGATCCCGGCTGTAGGCGGCCAGCTCGAACTCGTCGGTCATCTTGATCGCCTCGGTGGGACACACCTCGGTACACAGGTCGCAGAGAATACAGATTTCGAAGCTGATATCGAAAGTGTCCAGGTGCAGTTTCCGATCTTCGCCCCGGGTCCCGGACAACGAGATGCAGCTCGTCGGGCAGATGCGGGCGCACTGCCCACAGACGATACACCGCTCGACGCTGAGCTGGTGAATCCCCCGGAAGCGTTCGGGCCACTGGGGCCGGACGTCGGGATACTGCAGGGTCACCTTCTTTTTTGGCAGTTGGCTGATGGTAACCGCCAAGCCCTTGAGAAAGCCGAACATGATCTCACCCCGCGTTCACCCAATATTTAATGACGCTGGTCAAAACGATGTTGACGAGCGCCAGGGGCAAGAGAAACTTCCAACTGAAGCTCATCAACTGGTCGACCCGGATCCGGGGCATGGTCGCCCGAAGCCAGAAGAAGAAAAAGACGAAAGCCATCACTTTGATGGCGAACCACAGCCACCCGGGGAGAATTGGACCCGACCAGCCGCCGAGGAACAAAGTGGCCCCAAGGGTGGAGATGGCGAACACATACATATACTCCGCGAGCATGTAAAAGGCGAACCGAAACCCGGAGTATTCGGTATGATACCCCGCCACAAGTTCGGATTCGGCCTCCGGCAGATCGAAGGGCGTTCGGTTGAGCTCCGCCGTGGCCGCGACGATAAACACGCAGAAGCCCAGGAACTGCGGCACGATGTACCACATGAACCGCTGCTGGGCTGTAACGATATCGGCGATGTTGAGAGATCCGGCCAAAAGGATGACCCCGAGCAGAGACATCCCCAGGGGGATCTCATAGCTGATCATCTGGGCGGCAGAGCGCATTCCGCCGAGAAGAGAGTATTTGTTGTTGGACGCCCAACCGCCCAGCATAATGCCGACGATGGTGA
This region includes:
- a CDS encoding NADH-quinone oxidoreductase subunit N; the protein is MSTILQGLTWSQVWWVMGPEIVLIAGGFVLMLLDAILPPGVKRATVANGLGVVALAWAGVLVLRRFGQTASLGPGSYVLDDYALVFKLLFIGITFLILLLSVDEHGQIDVARGEYTYLLLFATVGAMVMASSVDLVTLFVGLEILSVSSYILVGVRKTSKSAEGAMKYLVLGAIATACVLFGMSYIYGVTGTTNLAEAGYALYLAWDSYRAIVVIGMLLMLVGFSVKISVVPFHMWAPDVYEGAPTPITAFLAAASKAAGFAMLIRVFLYGFASHFPEWGGLWIGIAAVTMVVGNLLAIVQRNVKRMLAYSSIGQAGYLLVPFAALTGAYHGGNLLQGVSALYFYLAAYALMTAGAFAVLTVVAHHARSEDVDAFTGLFRRSPLLAGAMTVFLTAMAGMPLTSGFTGKFFIALGAINTGYYWLAGLMFLTSVMAFAYYFGLIRRMYLQEPYGPPELWGTPATVALVVAIALVGTIGLGVAPGVMMHSLPSLNWFGQ
- a CDS encoding complex I subunit 4 family protein, with product MHAAVLWIVLIPLAAGLTSWLAPKNNSSIPRAAALLGSLISAALVGVVYLGYDPAAGGVQFAFTKTWFTIGDALADIPVQVTLGFGADGLSLPLLALTGVVGFAAAWASKGVRTRANEYYGWLMILLAALYGVFAATDLFLLFFFLELTLVPMYFLIGIWGGEERKKAATKFLIYRGMSSIGLVVAFFGIAYLSGKVGGGMTFDITSLTQQLHSGGAAAGLAPVAGALFLLLFAAILVEEALVPFHTWLPFVHSQAPAAVNMLLGGVVVKTGAYLFLRVAGGMMPAMVARYALLVAVVGVINILWAGLIAFVQGDWRRLLAYTTISHMGVFLLAAASMTPAGLQGALFVAVSSGLLTALLFAGVGIIGERAGTVEMAALGGLSKPMPYVSGLLLTGALGSLGLPGMGQFVGEILSFSGSFSVFPRLSAFGIIGILLAAVYLLWAIQRTTFGPTPATKEGLRDGTPGEVLPMVLLLIAVIGVGVFPAVIGQTAGGTLAALAAGIGG
- the nuoL gene encoding NADH-quinone oxidoreductase subunit L, coding for MIAHAWLVPAVPLIGYLLLLAMGRRVHEGVAASIGVVATLISLVLSLMIFGDVARGGGQPPYLWNWLTFGPGPAHTWHVGFEVNPLNALMLVVVSFVSTLVLLFSRGYMHGDPRFGVFYQYLLLFVFSMLGLVISPNFLQLYVFWELVGLCSYLLVGFWYYKPEAAAAAKKSFVVTRLGDVGLLAGIILLYLATGSFDYEDIARAVQSGNLQVGWISAQGMATLGALLIFFGAVGKSAQFPLHVWLPDAMEGPTPVSALIHAATMVAAGVYLVARAFPLFAFSPAALHVVAYIGGITAILGAAIGLTQRDIKRVIAYSTISQLGYMMMGLGVAAYTAGVFHLFTHAFFKALLFLAAGSVIHAVDTQDLDKMGGLWRRMPMTAWTFLFGALALSGIPPFAGFWSKDDILAATLAAGQPVLYVLGTVAAFFTAFYIFRVFFLTFTGRYRGERIPRESGWVMTLPLMILALMALGAGVAGAPFAGLPLERFLGEPTGAMAVSAGPGVMALSTVVGLLGIGLAWLMYGKKSVSAKAWSRALSPLYNLSFHKFYFDELYQAVIVRPAFGLGRVFDWVDRWIIDGIVTVIGGGTKAASSGLRRIQTGQVQTYGLITLLGIVALIAVSWSLLWGVHS
- the nuoK gene encoding NADH-quinone oxidoreductase subunit NuoK, encoding MAPIGSFLALAAILFCIGLYGALTKRNIIIVLLSIELMLNAANLNLIAFSRLGASANVAGQVFGLFSMTVAAAEVAVGLAILIALYRNRNSSDVRDMNLMKW
- a CDS encoding NADH-quinone oxidoreductase subunit J codes for the protein MTNWFGGLAWTGQTVAFFVLAVVVVLAAVMLLQFRKVMYMALSIGLVFLGMAGMYVLLGADFLAFAQILIYAGAITILMLFAIMLTRHDEVEEEERAGLRQWLAGLGAVALGAAMLWAIRTTTWPAAPAQPPWPARNSVTALAETLFTSYVVPFELVSVLLTVALVGAVILARKGD
- a CDS encoding NuoI/complex I 23 kDa subunit family protein, with translation MFGFLKGLAVTISQLPKKKVTLQYPDVRPQWPERFRGIHQLSVERCIVCGQCARICPTSCISLSGTRGEDRKLHLDTFDISFEICILCDLCTEVCPTEAIKMTDEFELAAYSRDQLYKNMEWLHENYLRHDGAKELQEAERPAALVGKAGEGRD
- the nuoH gene encoding NADH-quinone oxidoreductase subunit NuoH; this translates as MIAFFDWVNQALSAGTVLKMIVGGVIVLLFCLLVVAYMIYFERKVIGWMQLRIGPNRVGPLGLFQSFADILKLLIKEDIVPREADKPLFLIAPIIAFIPSFVVVAAIPWSASHVFTADLAVALLYYLALSSITIVGIMLGGWASNNKYSLLGGMRSAAQMISYEIPLGMSLLGVILLAGSLNIADIVTAQQRFMWYIVPQFLGFCVFIVAATAELNRTPFDLPEAESELVAGYHTEYSGFRFAFYMLAEYMYVFAISTLGATLFLGGWSGPILPGWLWFAIKVMAFVFFFFWLRATMPRIRVDQLMSFSWKFLLPLALVNIVLTSVIKYWVNAG